A region from the Riemerella anatipestifer genome encodes:
- a CDS encoding penicillin-binding protein translates to MQTKNEFDKKRNKTLVWGYLFGGAAFFLFITFIIRIFLLQNTNVQEIEEDYINKNYREATLKAARGNLYASDGSILATTVMRYDVYIDFKTIKDTLYSKNIGALTDSLSKMFGKPKHYFRENFDAQRKKGNQYYSLKRDLDFDEYDRIRKFPIFNKGKNKGGFIIDRKYKRELATAKIGSGTIGMDNEAYKSGLEGAFSEYLSGKDGSRLEQRVNSTQWKPIDHWKAKEPVDGQDVYTTLDLRIQDIAHSALEKQLISFNADHGTVIVMETQTGKVRAMVNLRKKESGVYVDSYNYAIKNATEPGSTFKVVSLLAAMDDGFIDENTTVNVGGGVWTYAKQRISDGHGGGTYEISDVLAKSSNVGTAKLITKYYADKPEVFLNHLKRWKMFDKMDIELPGITKPKIVTPEDKRWNKATLASLSYGYSSNFTLLQLATFYNGIANNGKMVKPLFIDKIMKDGKITYEAKPEVMVNKMASDKAIKMMTDALTKAVEKGTAKSIFTPNLKMAGKTGTARFEYWKAGPMKYQASFAGFYPSDNPKYTCIVMVNQPDTSIGFYGGTVAAPVFKEIAGKTFLKTPLNVEKEMLQDKKVNLNKMTAPKVKIAINRQQMPALVGMAGREVIPQLENLGYRVDYKGVGKVLEQFPKEGTIIKKDQKIYLTLQK, encoded by the coding sequence ATGCAAACTAAGAACGAATTTGATAAGAAAAGAAATAAAACTTTAGTGTGGGGGTATCTTTTTGGAGGTGCTGCCTTCTTTTTGTTTATCACTTTTATTATTCGTATTTTCTTATTGCAAAATACTAATGTTCAGGAGATAGAAGAGGATTATATTAACAAAAACTATAGAGAAGCAACGTTAAAGGCGGCACGAGGAAATTTGTATGCATCAGATGGTTCTATACTTGCTACTACAGTTATGAGGTATGATGTTTATATAGATTTTAAGACTATAAAAGATACTCTGTATAGTAAAAATATAGGAGCTCTTACCGATTCTTTAAGCAAAATGTTTGGGAAACCTAAGCATTACTTTAGGGAAAATTTTGATGCTCAAAGGAAAAAAGGTAATCAGTATTATTCTCTTAAAAGAGATTTAGATTTTGATGAGTACGACCGTATAAGAAAGTTTCCTATCTTTAATAAGGGTAAAAATAAGGGCGGTTTTATCATTGATAGAAAATACAAGCGAGAATTGGCTACCGCAAAAATAGGTTCTGGAACTATAGGTATGGATAACGAAGCCTATAAATCTGGACTAGAAGGAGCGTTTAGCGAATATCTATCGGGCAAAGACGGTTCAAGACTGGAACAAAGGGTTAATTCCACCCAGTGGAAACCTATTGACCATTGGAAGGCTAAAGAACCTGTTGATGGGCAAGATGTCTATACTACTCTTGATTTAAGGATACAAGATATTGCTCATTCTGCACTGGAGAAGCAGCTAATAAGTTTTAATGCAGACCATGGGACGGTCATCGTTATGGAAACCCAAACGGGAAAGGTAAGAGCAATGGTAAATCTCAGAAAAAAAGAAAGTGGGGTTTATGTAGATTCATATAACTATGCTATAAAAAATGCTACGGAACCAGGTTCTACTTTCAAGGTAGTGTCTCTTTTGGCAGCGATGGACGACGGTTTTATAGATGAAAATACAACCGTAAATGTAGGTGGTGGAGTATGGACTTACGCTAAGCAAAGAATTTCTGACGGACACGGTGGAGGAACTTATGAGATTAGTGATGTTTTGGCAAAATCAAGTAATGTGGGTACGGCAAAACTCATTACTAAATATTATGCGGATAAGCCAGAGGTATTCCTTAATCATCTTAAAAGATGGAAGATGTTTGATAAGATGGATATAGAACTTCCAGGGATTACAAAACCAAAGATAGTTACTCCAGAAGATAAGAGGTGGAACAAAGCTACTTTGGCGTCTTTGTCTTATGGATATTCGTCCAACTTTACATTGTTGCAGTTAGCTACATTTTATAATGGTATTGCTAATAATGGTAAAATGGTAAAGCCTCTTTTCATAGACAAAATAATGAAAGACGGTAAGATTACATACGAAGCCAAACCAGAGGTAATGGTAAATAAGATGGCATCAGATAAAGCCATAAAAATGATGACAGATGCTCTTACTAAAGCGGTAGAAAAAGGTACAGCAAAAAGTATCTTTACACCTAACCTTAAAATGGCAGGAAAAACAGGCACGGCAAGATTTGAATACTGGAAAGCTGGACCAATGAAATATCAGGCATCTTTTGCAGGGTTTTATCCTTCGGATAATCCAAAATATACTTGTATTGTTATGGTTAACCAGCCTGATACTTCTATTGGGTTTTATGGAGGTACGGTGGCGGCTCCGGTGTTTAAGGAAATAGCAGGAAAAACTTTCTTAAAAACACCACTGAATGTGGAAAAAGAAATGCTCCAAGATAAAAAAGTGAATTTAAATAAGATGACCGCTCCTAAGGTAAAGATAGCAATAAACCGTCAGCAGATGCCTGCATTAGTGGGTATGGCAGGTAGAGAAGTTATCCCTCAGTTGGAGAATTTGGGGTATCGTGTAGATTATAAAGGTGTAGGTAAAGTTTTGGAGCAGTTTCCTAAAGAGGGAACTATCATAAAAAAAGACCAAAAAATTTATCTTACACTACAAAAATAA
- a CDS encoding FtsL-like putative cell division protein, with the protein MAKKQTYKKKKLTFSDIVKGNFLNRDEIQAHYKYFILLAVMMAGIIYTNHLASKKIKQINTLKEQTEEYKSRNAYAQSKLIKIKLESELGKEVVKDSLVPLENHPHKLIIKLDSTNAN; encoded by the coding sequence ATGGCTAAAAAACAAACATATAAAAAAAAGAAACTAACCTTTAGTGATATTGTTAAGGGTAATTTCTTAAATCGTGATGAGATACAGGCTCATTACAAGTATTTTATATTATTAGCTGTAATGATGGCAGGGATTATCTATACCAACCATTTAGCGAGCAAAAAAATAAAGCAAATTAATACTTTGAAAGAGCAAACAGAGGAGTATAAATCTAGAAATGCGTATGCACAAAGTAAATTAATCAAAATAAAATTAGAGAGCGAATTGGGGAAAGAAGTAGTTAAGGATTCTTTAGTACCATTAGAAAATCATCCTCATAAATTGATTATAAAATTAGATTCTACTAATGCAAACTAA
- the rsmH gene encoding 16S rRNA (cytosine(1402)-N(4))-methyltransferase RsmH codes for MYHQSVLLKESVDALVQNADGVYIDCTFGGGGHSREIISRLSPAGRHFGFDQDLDALENKLDDERFTLINQNFRFLENSLMLYGVTQVDGILADLGVSSHQFDAAERGFSTRSDAPLDMRMNVMQGLNAQKVVNEYEEEHLADIFYHYGELREARRLARELVHYRKSKPIKTTEDLKSVFKYIPPHKQNKFFAQLFQAIRIEVNQELEALKEMLEQAYRILKPGGRLVVISYHSLEDRLVKRFLKNGMFDGEPERDIYGNYTKAFELLQSKAFVPTEEEIEANSRARSAKMRVGIKV; via the coding sequence ATGTATCATCAGTCGGTTTTATTAAAGGAAAGTGTAGATGCTCTTGTGCAAAATGCAGATGGGGTTTATATAGATTGTACTTTTGGAGGTGGTGGACACTCTAGGGAAATTATTTCTAGGTTGTCTCCTGCTGGGAGGCACTTTGGTTTTGATCAAGACTTAGATGCTTTAGAAAATAAATTAGACGATGAGCGTTTTACACTTATCAATCAAAATTTTAGATTTTTAGAAAACTCTCTTATGTTGTATGGGGTTACCCAAGTAGATGGGATATTGGCTGATTTGGGAGTGTCTTCTCATCAGTTTGATGCAGCGGAAAGAGGGTTCTCTACAAGGAGTGATGCGCCGCTAGATATGAGAATGAATGTAATGCAAGGTTTAAACGCTCAAAAGGTGGTTAATGAGTACGAGGAAGAGCATTTAGCTGATATATTTTATCATTATGGAGAGTTAAGGGAAGCGAGAAGATTGGCGAGAGAGTTAGTTCATTACAGAAAATCAAAACCGATTAAGACAACAGAAGATTTAAAAAGTGTTTTTAAATATATTCCTCCACATAAGCAGAATAAATTTTTTGCGCAGTTATTTCAAGCGATAAGAATTGAGGTTAATCAAGAATTGGAGGCTTTAAAGGAAATGTTAGAACAGGCTTACAGAATTCTAAAACCTGGTGGAAGATTAGTCGTAATATCTTACCATTCTTTGGAAGATAGGTTGGTAAAGCGTTTCTTGAAGAATGGAATGTTTGATGGTGAGCCTGAAAGAGATATTTATGGGAATTATACCAAAGCGTTTGAATTGTTACAATCCAAAGCATTTGTTCCTACGGAGGAAGAAATTGAGGCTAACTCTAGAGCGAGAAGTGCTAAAATGAGGGTAGGTATTAAGGTATAA
- the mraZ gene encoding division/cell wall cluster transcriptional repressor MraZ: MNYFFETYECKIDDKGRIKLPSALAKLLSETHGKDFVIKRAVFQKCLEVYPVSTWESLMGRLNKLNRFVKKNVDFIRVFTAGVKAVEVDKSDRVQIPKDLKDFAGMEKEIVISGVGDFFEIWDKKSYEENIAIKEEDFASLAEEVMGSDWEGL, translated from the coding sequence ATGAATTATTTCTTTGAAACATATGAGTGTAAGATAGACGATAAGGGCAGAATAAAGTTGCCTTCAGCGTTGGCGAAGCTTTTGTCGGAAACTCATGGGAAGGATTTTGTGATAAAGAGAGCGGTGTTTCAGAAATGTTTAGAAGTTTATCCTGTGAGTACTTGGGAGTCTCTAATGGGGCGACTAAATAAACTGAATAGGTTTGTAAAGAAAAATGTAGATTTCATAAGAGTTTTCACTGCGGGAGTAAAGGCGGTGGAGGTGGATAAATCGGATAGAGTGCAGATACCTAAAGATTTAAAAGACTTTGCTGGTATGGAAAAAGAAATAGTGATTTCTGGTGTGGGAGATTTTTTTGAAATATGGGATAAAAAATCCTACGAAGAAAATATAGCAATAAAAGAAGAAGACTTTGCTAGCTTGGCAGAGGAAGTAATGGGGAGTGATTGGGAAGGTTTGTAA
- a CDS encoding alpha/beta fold hydrolase, which produces MIFKTKKEKKFNFIEEGEGHPLVLLHGLMGGLSNFDDMVKFFSEKGYKVYVPELPIYDLPVLNTNLTAISKFVAKFIKEEVKEPVTIVGNSMGGHIGLILTLSKPELVKNLVLTGSSGLYEKSFGDSFPRKGDKEYIRKKTQEVFYDPVVATDQLVDEVFSVVNDRMKGIKTVMLARSAIKHNMIKDLPKITCPTCIIWGKQDNVTPPEVAVDMHKYIPNSDLYWIDKCGHAAMMEKPQEFNEILLSWLKKVNK; this is translated from the coding sequence ATGATTTTTAAAACTAAAAAAGAAAAGAAGTTCAATTTTATTGAAGAGGGAGAGGGACACCCTTTGGTACTCCTGCATGGACTTATGGGAGGACTGAGCAATTTTGATGATATGGTAAAATTCTTTTCTGAAAAAGGGTATAAAGTCTATGTCCCAGAACTACCTATATATGACCTTCCTGTTCTGAACACGAATTTAACTGCTATTTCAAAATTCGTTGCAAAGTTTATAAAAGAGGAAGTTAAAGAGCCTGTTACTATTGTAGGCAACTCTATGGGAGGACATATAGGGCTTATCCTTACACTATCAAAACCTGAACTTGTTAAAAACTTAGTTCTTACAGGAAGTTCAGGATTGTACGAAAAATCTTTTGGAGATAGTTTCCCTAGAAAAGGAGATAAAGAGTATATTAGAAAAAAAACACAAGAAGTTTTCTATGACCCTGTCGTAGCTACAGACCAACTAGTAGATGAGGTATTTTCTGTAGTTAATGATAGAATGAAAGGTATTAAAACCGTAATGCTAGCCAGAAGTGCTATAAAGCACAATATGATAAAAGATTTACCTAAGATTACTTGTCCAACCTGCATTATTTGGGGCAAACAAGACAATGTAACTCCTCCGGAGGTAGCGGTTGATATGCACAAATATATCCCTAATTCAGATTTGTACTGGATAGATAAATGCGGACACGCAGCTATGATGGAAAAACCACAAGAGTTCAACGAAATTCTCCTCTCTTGGCTCAAGAAGGTTAATAAATAA
- the yihA gene encoding ribosome biogenesis GTP-binding protein YihA/YsxC — translation MISIKNAEFVKSSQKWQECPEANLPEYAFIGRSNVGKSSLINAITGNKNLAKTSQTPGKTQLINHFIINEEWYLTDLPGYGYAKVSKTQRKDFEKLITNYILNRKNLVNLFILVDIRHTPQKIDLEFIEWCGESGIPFSIVFTKEDKLKPNAAKRNVEDYTKKLLENWEEAPQMYITSAEKKTGTEAILEYIEQTNLFLQQNKVNFNE, via the coding sequence ATGATTTCTATAAAAAATGCCGAGTTTGTTAAAAGTAGCCAAAAGTGGCAAGAATGCCCCGAAGCTAATCTTCCAGAATATGCATTTATAGGGCGTTCTAATGTGGGAAAATCCTCACTAATCAATGCCATTACAGGAAATAAAAATTTAGCTAAAACCTCCCAAACTCCTGGAAAAACTCAACTCATCAATCATTTCATTATCAACGAAGAGTGGTATTTAACCGATCTTCCAGGTTATGGCTACGCCAAAGTTTCTAAAACCCAAAGAAAAGATTTTGAAAAACTAATTACCAATTATATCCTCAACCGAAAAAATTTGGTAAATCTTTTCATTCTTGTAGATATAAGACATACGCCTCAAAAAATAGATTTGGAATTTATTGAATGGTGTGGCGAAAGTGGCATTCCGTTTTCTATTGTTTTCACAAAAGAAGACAAACTAAAGCCTAATGCCGCTAAAAGAAATGTAGAAGACTACACCAAAAAACTACTAGAAAATTGGGAAGAAGCTCCACAAATGTACATTACTTCCGCCGAAAAGAAAACAGGCACAGAAGCTATTCTAGAATACATAGAACAAACTAACCTATTTTTACAGCAGAATAAAGTTAACTTTAATGAATAA
- a CDS encoding GNAT family N-acetyltransferase translates to MNNINTTDLTWHIKAFDELSALVLYKIMVARQEVFIIEQDVKYQDADNTDQKAFHIWAENSEGQLLAYCRIFPEGVKYNETSIGRVLTTSLGRGKGIGRQLVSYAIEAIENIYKTSRIRISAQDYLLKFYSEYGFSDTGKKYLEDNLPHTEMVRQ, encoded by the coding sequence ATGAATAATATCAATACTACAGATTTGACTTGGCATATTAAAGCCTTTGATGAGCTTTCTGCTTTGGTGCTTTATAAAATCATGGTTGCTAGGCAAGAGGTGTTTATTATAGAGCAAGATGTAAAATATCAAGACGCTGATAACACAGACCAAAAAGCCTTTCATATATGGGCAGAGAATAGTGAAGGGCAACTATTAGCTTATTGTAGAATCTTCCCTGAAGGTGTAAAATACAACGAAACCTCAATAGGAAGAGTACTCACTACCTCTCTTGGAAGAGGAAAAGGCATAGGAAGACAACTCGTATCTTACGCCATAGAAGCCATAGAGAATATATATAAAACTTCCCGAATCAGAATATCTGCCCAAGACTATCTTTTGAAATTCTATTCAGAATACGGTTTTTCTGATACTGGTAAAAAATATTTAGAAGATAATTTACCACATACAGAAATGGTTCGACAGTAA
- the msrA gene encoding peptide-methionine (S)-S-oxide reductase MsrA, which produces MKNFLILLVSFISLVDCKNNQTQVSLNKKENMENIEYLTIGGGCFWCVESCFNMLKGVEMVESGYSGGHKENPTYEEVCTGETGHAEVVQIAYRPNEISFEQLMEVFFFLHDPTQLNRQGEDIGTQYRSVIFYRSEEEKQKAEQAIKTSETTGKWSGTYVTELAPFKKFWKAESYHQGYYKENPTQPYCSAVVGPKVAKFKAHFEALGWLK; this is translated from the coding sequence ATGAAGAATTTTTTAATACTTTTGGTGAGTTTTATAAGTTTGGTTGATTGTAAAAATAACCAAACACAAGTTTCTTTAAATAAAAAGGAGAATATGGAAAATATAGAATACTTAACCATAGGAGGTGGTTGTTTTTGGTGTGTGGAAAGTTGTTTCAATATGCTAAAAGGAGTAGAAATGGTAGAGTCTGGCTACTCAGGAGGTCATAAAGAAAACCCAACTTATGAAGAGGTGTGTACAGGAGAAACAGGACATGCGGAAGTGGTACAGATAGCTTATAGACCTAATGAAATCTCTTTTGAACAACTGATGGAGGTATTCTTTTTTCTACACGACCCAACTCAACTTAACCGACAAGGGGAGGACATAGGAACACAATATCGTTCGGTGATTTTCTATCGTTCAGAAGAGGAAAAACAAAAAGCGGAACAGGCTATAAAAACATCTGAGACAACAGGAAAATGGAGTGGTACTTATGTTACAGAACTTGCTCCTTTTAAAAAGTTTTGGAAAGCAGAAAGTTATCATCAAGGGTACTATAAAGAAAATCCCACCCAGCCTTATTGTAGTGCCGTGGTGGGACCAAAAGTAGCTAAATTTAAAGCTCATTTCGAAGCTTTAGGTTGGTTGAAGTAA
- the lon gene encoding endopeptidase La produces MIDIEELSLDGLLNENFSFVTEEIQEKAENTEQNLFPILPVRDMVMFPKIIMPITAGREKSIKLLQDAQLNNEVIGIISQKNAKEQNPTEKDLYKVGTTAKILKIIKLPDGNITAIMRGVGRFKLNKLVQKEPFLKAEIEKLNETSTKSKEEYEALIENIKELALKIIELDPQIPNSARFAITNIESQEELLNYICANAKFTAEEKQKLLETKSFLVRAKKCYELMHDEFNKLELRNIIHQKTTREMDKNQREYFLNQQIKAIQEELGGGPENDAAELQEKAKKIKWSEEIEQHFQKEIHRLNRQNPHSPDYNVQRNYLDFFTDLPWEHYSKDIFDLNRAENVLNSEHFGMEDVKKRILEYIAVLKLKNNMKSPILCLVGPPGVGKTSLGKSVADALGRKYIRISLGGLHDESEIRGHRKTYIGAMAGRILQSIKKASTSNPVIVLDEIDKIGQGIHGDPSSALLEVLDPEQNKTFYDNFLEIGYDLSKVMFIATANSLNTIQRPLLDRMEVIQLSGYTVEEKVQIAKKHLIKKQIAENGLKNTQLKLGVKEITHIIESHTRESGVRNLEKKIAKIARWVALQITMEKEYNPRINIATIDEILGVPIKKNLSEMLDVPGVVTGLAWTSVGGDILFIESILSEGKGNLTMTGNLGNVMKESATIALEYIKAKHQSLGIEQETLSKNNIHLHIPEGATPKDGPSAGIAMLTSMVSSFKNKKVRPHIAMTGEITLRGKVLPVGGIKEKLLAASRSGIKEVILCEDNKKDYEEIKDKSLNSLKIHYVNTMEQVITLALES; encoded by the coding sequence ATGATTGATATTGAAGAACTTTCTCTAGACGGACTTTTAAATGAAAATTTCAGTTTCGTAACTGAAGAAATTCAAGAAAAAGCAGAAAATACAGAGCAAAACTTATTTCCTATCCTTCCTGTAAGAGATATGGTGATGTTTCCTAAAATTATTATGCCTATTACTGCAGGGAGAGAAAAATCTATAAAATTATTACAAGATGCACAGCTTAATAACGAAGTTATAGGCATCATTTCTCAAAAAAATGCTAAAGAGCAAAATCCTACCGAGAAAGACTTATACAAAGTAGGAACTACTGCCAAAATACTTAAAATCATTAAACTTCCCGATGGTAATATCACCGCAATTATGCGAGGTGTCGGAAGGTTTAAACTAAATAAACTTGTACAAAAAGAGCCTTTCTTAAAAGCTGAAATAGAAAAACTAAACGAAACTTCTACCAAAAGCAAAGAAGAGTACGAAGCTCTTATAGAAAACATTAAAGAGTTAGCTCTTAAAATTATAGAGCTAGACCCACAAATTCCTAACTCGGCAAGGTTTGCAATTACAAATATTGAATCTCAAGAGGAACTCCTCAATTACATCTGTGCTAATGCAAAATTTACCGCAGAGGAAAAACAAAAGTTATTAGAAACCAAGAGCTTTTTAGTTCGTGCAAAAAAATGTTACGAACTGATGCACGATGAGTTTAATAAATTAGAACTCCGCAACATTATCCATCAAAAAACTACAAGGGAGATGGATAAAAACCAAAGAGAATATTTTCTGAATCAACAAATAAAAGCCATACAAGAAGAGCTTGGCGGTGGTCCAGAAAACGATGCCGCAGAACTCCAAGAGAAAGCAAAAAAAATAAAGTGGAGTGAGGAGATAGAACAACATTTCCAAAAAGAAATACATCGCCTTAACAGACAAAACCCTCATTCTCCAGACTACAATGTACAAAGGAACTATCTTGATTTTTTCACAGATTTACCTTGGGAACACTACTCCAAAGATATATTTGATTTGAATAGAGCCGAAAATGTACTCAACTCCGAACATTTCGGTATGGAAGATGTTAAAAAACGGATTCTAGAATACATTGCCGTTCTCAAGTTAAAAAACAATATGAAATCGCCTATCCTTTGCCTTGTAGGACCTCCAGGCGTGGGGAAAACCTCATTAGGAAAATCCGTAGCAGATGCTTTGGGAAGAAAATACATCAGAATTTCTCTAGGAGGACTACATGACGAAAGCGAAATTAGAGGACACCGAAAAACCTACATCGGTGCTATGGCAGGACGCATACTCCAATCCATCAAAAAGGCAAGCACCTCTAATCCAGTTATCGTATTAGACGAAATAGATAAAATAGGTCAAGGCATACACGGAGATCCTTCCTCTGCCCTGCTAGAAGTCCTAGATCCAGAACAAAACAAAACCTTCTACGATAACTTCCTAGAGATAGGGTATGATTTGTCTAAAGTCATGTTTATTGCAACTGCCAATAGTCTAAATACCATTCAAAGACCACTATTGGATAGAATGGAGGTCATTCAGCTTTCAGGCTATACCGTAGAAGAAAAAGTACAAATTGCAAAAAAACACTTAATAAAAAAGCAAATCGCAGAAAACGGATTAAAAAACACCCAACTAAAACTAGGAGTTAAAGAAATCACTCATATCATAGAATCTCACACTAGAGAAAGTGGTGTGAGAAATTTAGAGAAAAAAATAGCCAAAATAGCACGATGGGTTGCTCTACAAATTACAATGGAAAAAGAGTATAATCCTAGAATCAACATTGCTACCATTGACGAAATATTAGGCGTTCCTATCAAAAAAAATCTATCTGAAATGCTAGATGTTCCTGGTGTAGTTACAGGTCTAGCGTGGACGAGCGTAGGAGGCGATATTCTTTTTATCGAAAGTATTTTATCCGAAGGAAAAGGAAATCTCACTATGACGGGTAATCTAGGAAATGTAATGAAAGAATCTGCCACCATTGCACTAGAATACATCAAAGCAAAGCACCAAAGCCTAGGAATAGAACAAGAAACTCTATCCAAAAACAACATACACCTACACATTCCCGAAGGAGCCACACCAAAAGACGGTCCTTCAGCAGGTATAGCTATGCTGACCTCAATGGTCTCTAGCTTCAAAAATAAAAAAGTAAGACCTCATATCGCTATGACAGGCGAAATTACACTAAGAGGTAAAGTGCTCCCAGTAGGAGGTATTAAAGAAAAGCTATTAGCCGCATCTAGGTCAGGCATCAAAGAAGTTATCTTATGTGAAGACAATAAGAAAGACTACGAAGAGATAAAGGATAAGTCTTTAAATAGCCTAAAAATTCATTATGTAAACACAATGGAGCAAGTCATTACCCTTGCATTAGAAAGTTAA